The genome window CGCCCATCATCAAGCGCATCGATAACGCGGCGTTACAGCACGACATACAAACCACGAAAGACCTCGAAGCCGCCCTCGATATCCAGATCATCTCGGCGCTTGCGCCCGGGGCGCGCACGGTGATCTACCAAGCACCCGACAGCGAACGCGGCTTCCTCGATGCGATTCGTACCGCGATCTTCGACGACGAACTCGCGCCTTCGATTCTCTCGATCAGTTACGGGTGGCCCGAACAGTTGTGGACTCCAGCGGCCGTGAGCATCCTCGAAGAGCTGTTCGCCGCCGCGGCACTCCTCGGCGTGAGTGTCTTCTGCGCCTCGGGTGATAACGGTGCTGAATTGCAGTACGACGGGCGGCCGCACGTGCTGGCGCCGGCGTCGAGCCCCTTCGTTCATGCGTGCGGCGCGACCACGATCGTTGCCGATTCGCCCACGCTGCAGGAAACGGTGTGGGAAAACACCGGCGGCGGCTTCAGCGAGCGCTTCGGCGCGCCGTCCTGGCAGAAGGCCATGCCCGCGGGACCAGCGCAGAGCGCGGCTCTCGGACGCGGAGTGCCCGATATCGCCGCGCAGGAATCGCCCGGCTATCTCGTCTACCTGGACGGCGTCGAACTCGCGGTCGGCGGAACGAGCGCTGTCGCTCCGATGTGGGCAGCGCTTGCCGCGCGTGTCAACCAGCGCCTGGGCACGCCGATTGGTTTTTTTGCGCCCTTACTCTATGCTTCGCATCCGACGGGTTTCCGCGAGATCGTTGACGGAAGCAATGGCCATTTTGAAGCGCACGCCGGATGGAATGCGTGCACCGGCTTGGGCGTCCCGTTGGGCCGAGCGATCGAGGCGCTACTAATTCATACAGCCTAGCGCATCGTCGTGAAATTTTTTATGCGCAGTTTTGTATGTTTCGACGACCTTCTCAAGCTTCTCCTTATCGACATCCGGAATCGCTTCAAGTTTATCGTGCAGTTGGTCGATGGTTTTTCCGTGCTCGTCGATGTAGGTCCCGGCTTTGGTCTGCGTCATGGTCGACATGTTATTGCTCCTAAATAGCGGCGGTCGCCGCCGGTGGCCGGATATGCTGGCTTATCGCCGCAGCGTGTTCGAGCGCTTCGTCCGCCGTTAGGCCGGCTCCGGCGCTCAATCGCCGCACAAGCTCGTCTTCCGCATAAACGTCGGAGAGCAAGCGCATCGCCCGTTCGTATCCGAATTGCTCCGTGCGCTGGCGAGTGTCGTTTGTCTTAACGTAGTGTGCGTTGGTGAATCCCAGCAAAGCAGCCGCACGCTCGTTTTCATGTACCAACACCCCCAGCGTGGCGTGGTGTTCGAGTGCGGTAATCATCCAACGGGCGCCCGATTTTTTCAAGAGGCTAAGGGCCTCCCGCAAAAGGTTCCGCGCTTCATCGAAATCGTCAACGGCCATCGCGTAGGCCGCCTGATTGCATACCGCGAGAGCAAGCGGCGCAGCGTTGAGTTGCGCGAATGCCTCGCGCGCCTTTGCGGCGGCGGAGCGAGCGGCGTCAACGTTATTGGCCGCGAACTCAAGCTCGCCTAGGTTGAGCAAGGCGCTCGCATACGCTTCGCTCCCGGGGCGCTCCCTGCTCGCCACTTCGGAAAAACGACGCCGCGCCGTATCGATATCGCCGTGTTGTAAATTCGCGATTGCCCAATTACGCAACACATCATTGACAGATAGCGTCGAGAGCGCGTGGGGCGCTTGATAGGCTTGCGCAAAGAGTTTCTCTGCCTCCTCAAAGCGGCCCGCGTCCCGGTGGACGCTTCCCACATTTGCCAATGCTCGCGCGATCTCATCCGGATTGGAGGAAGCCCGGGCGGCATCCAGCGCTTCGATGGCGGCCTTCTCTCGGCCGTCGATCGGGCGGCCAACGAGCCATTCCAGTCGCACGTGATGGCGCAGCGCTCGCGCTTTCGTCAAAGCATCGGCGGTGCTGGCCGATGCTTTGGCCGCATCGAACCAGCGCATCGCCTGCTGCG of Candidatus Dormiibacterota bacterium contains these proteins:
- a CDS encoding S53 family peptidase, encoding PIIKRIDNAALQHDIQTTKDLEAALDIQIISALAPGARTVIYQAPDSERGFLDAIRTAIFDDELAPSILSISYGWPEQLWTPAAVSILEELFAAAALLGVSVFCASGDNGAELQYDGRPHVLAPASSPFVHACGATTIVADSPTLQETVWENTGGGFSERFGAPSWQKAMPAGPAQSAALGRGVPDIAAQESPGYLVYLDGVELAVGGTSAVAPMWAALAARVNQRLGTPIGFFAPLLYASHPTGFREIVDGSNGHFEAHAGWNACTGLGVPLGRAIEALLIHTA